The nucleotide window tatattatctaaacaaaaacttttattttggatgtgattaattgcgattaatcatttgacagcactcatttttaaattttatgtaATTTGAGCATTATTTAAATCAGTCTGAAAGAGGTCTAAAcaaatacaaacttttattttggaggcgattaattgcgattaatcatttgacagcactcatttttacattttatttaatttgagcaTTATTTAAATCAGCCTGAAAGAGGTATAAACAAATATTGTGAATTTGGTGACAGTTTGGACATTtctacagttaaaacagtaaccGTAGACATGTTCTGTTGTTCTGCGTCTGTGCTGATAGATGTCCAATACCAATGTTGTATCAACCAGCAAAACCTAAGAAAACATGTagtgcatctttaaaaaaaaaacataaggatAAATTTAATaattgagcaaaaaataaattagtttGGCTGACTCTAAAGTTAGTCACTAGCTGGTTGACTTTTGTTGATTGAAAACAACTAGTCCTGATCATATGCTTTCAATCTGTAGCTGTGGAACATGTCGCGTGAACTGAGCGATCTGAAGAATTGCCTGCGGCTAGCAGAAGCCTCATTAGCTGGCGATCTAGAGGATGGGCAGAGGCATGGCTCCCAGGCCATCTTCCCCAGCTCAGAGGCAGCTGTACAGGCCATCCTGGAGTGCTTGAACAACAGCGAGTTCTCTATGGCCATCCGCTACACTCAAGAGTGCAGGTGAGATATGACACCACTAGAGGGACACAAAACTCtgtttattgtattgtatatatttttatattttattcaacagtGTTGTTTAAGTTTAGTTTTCGTTCgcacttcattttattttatttttggtattgATACAACTATTGTTTTAGACCGTTAGGGTTAATGTACAACTATAAAAAAATTTTGGTTTAAGTAAGGTGGGTTgtacatgtttacatttttgtaatataCCATGTATCAgaaacaaaaattaatttgtggccattttaattttattttagttgttagtAATGGAAATCTATTTAGTTTAAAATCTACTGAGTATTGTACTGGTATTGAAATTTACTAAACTGTCTTCTACTTTTAGGCGAATGTGGCCAAATGATATTTTCGGTGGCAGCTCAGAGGATGAGATCCAGACTCTCCTCAACGTCTACTTCCGCCACCAAACTCTGGGACAAACTGGCACTTTTGCCCTGGTTGGCTCGAACAAGGACATGTCAGAGGTCTCCACAAAGATCATGGAGCTCAACGGAGAGATCCGGGACATGATTCGCCGCGCTCAGGGGTACCAGGTGATCTCATCCAGCCTCCTGGACTCCAGCGTGTCCGGCTTGAGTCTCTGACAGGAAGCCTGCAGCACCCCACACCACCCCTGGCCTGGACCGCCCCACCACTGGATTCCTCCATAGTCAACCAACCTCTCCTCCACCAGCCCTCATCCCACAACCCTCCCCTCCTGCCACCCCCTCCAGGCCAGATCCAGTGTGATGTTTGGAAGTGCTGCCACCCATTTGAGGGTGTAACTCATAAACTTGTGCCCTTCTTAGGGAAACTTGCACGAGCATCCTTGACTGTACTGAATAGGAAGGGGCTCCTGAGAGTGAGCGTGTCCTCAGGTCCTCAGATGTGCAGCAATAATGGAGAAACAGAGCTGCTCCTGCGAGATTCCTTGGATTGAGCCACTCAAACGCATCTTTTAATTATTGCACTATGTTGACATTTTCATGTCGTAAaccatgagaagaaaaaaaatcctgtttgctACTGAAAGCAATGCTGCATTTTTGAAAAGGAAGCACCCAAGTGAGAACTTTCACTTCATTTGTTCGTTAACGTGGGGAATGTGCAATGATGGATCATTGAAACGGATGCCTTTCTACTGTAACCGTTCGAGAATGTTTTTAAAAACGATCAGGACATGCTGCAAAACTGAAGATGGAACGAAACAGGATACTGTCTGTATGTCTTTGGTCATCATCACGAGACCTGTAACTGTTTGAAGCTGAGAGCTTGTGTCTTTGTGAATCTGTCCATCACCGGCGTACCGCTAAATATCAGCCTCCGCACCCGCGCGCAAACATTCAGCGATTTGGTCATACAACTGAAACTACTACTGCTGAAAGCGGATTCTACTTCAAATGCTGGTATGAGATTATTTGGCCGTTTAATCGACATCCTGCGCTCCACCGTACACAGGCTCGCGTTTAGGGTAAATTTGTATTTAAGAAATCCGTGTGTTGAACGGTTTTCAAAATTGTTCTTTGTCAGTTGCCAAGCATGCATTGTGTTTGctttcaaattgtatttattaaaagttgtattttattaaaacgTTATTTGTATAAAGTGGAGAAGGGAGGCATCACATGGAGATTAGTGTTTGTCACTAGTGCATGCCTAGAAAGATTGCACATTGTAAAGCCTCTTTGGGAAAATTGTCATTGGTCACCCtccatgtaaatattttaatgcttatGTGAAGTAAATAGTGTTCCTTCATGTTGAGATTCTCCAGATTGTTTTTTCAGCTATCCTGGCATCTGCAGAGTCCAAGAAAAGGAGGGATTTTGAACAACGCAAGTACCAAAGACACTTGTTTATGGAGAAGTGAAACTCAGTATTTTATAAAACAAGCAAATCACGTTCCTTTTGGTTCCTTTAAAAGGATAGTacacttattaaaaaaaagtcgGTTTATTTAGAGATTTTACAAAAACACTTAAAGAGGGAATAAGCcacttcatttttgggtgaagtaccCACGCAAGCAGAAATAGTCACACTGACAAATGGTATTatgctgcaatactttattggttttatatttattggaatacaaaaatacatcCTACCCAAGATGTCACCTGAGCCACCAATGCAATTCTAAAACACTTATAGACCGGAACAATCAGACTATGTACTTGAAACTGTAGATGGTGTCACAGGAAAGGCCTTTGCCCTTGCAGCGGCCGCACAGATCCTGGCGGTGAGGACGGCGCAGATCAATGTTCCTCTGCTTCCGTTCACAGCAGCAGCGAGTCTTGCAGCAAACCTGGGGAGACAGAACATGGTCAAATTTTACAAACAGCTTCAAATGGTTTCAACTACTCATACCTGGCACTGAATGGACTCCACTCTATACGGATTCAGTCCCGCCTGGCACTTCCTGCAGTGCTGCTTGAAGTACACCTGTGGAAATGCCATCTGATCAGATTTGAGTCTTAAGACTAGAAGTTTGAAGGCCAAAAGCATTTTACCTTGGAGGTTCCCGAGATGCACCACACAAATGCACTTTCCCATCGAATATTGCACTTACTGCAGTGATAAAATCCGTATTTCTGCTCCAGAAACTAAAGAATAAATGGTTAGAATTGTGATCTTCATTTACACAAGAAATACACGGTTTCTGCCACAACTCCATTTGCATGTGGTTAAAATTAAACTGCCTTCGTTTACCTCACTGAATATTGATACTaggggtttgtaaaaaaaaaaaaaaaaaaaaataataattatataacacttttgcaagtttggggtcagaaaagaAAAGTCAGACTAGTCTAGTAATTGTGAGTTGTATTCACCCAATCAGCATTGTGTGTCAACAATTACTTGCATATTTATGAGGTAAGTTTTTATTCAGTGATGACCCATGTGAAAAGACCGCGAAACCAGACTAGCTAGGATTCATCGCGAACCATTATTTGGAAGTACAAGAACCACTAATTTTGTGCGGAAATTAGAGTTGCCATGGTAACTTCCCACAACAAACCTGGAAGTTTGACCGTTTATTTCGCTGAACCACCGACTTCCCCTGCAGCTTTTCGTTGTGCGTCGGTTCATCCGGTTTACACTTCTCGTCGTCTTCCGTCTCGCTATCCGTCTCCTTGCTCTCATCCCCTCCATCGTCCTTACTTTCACCGGCAGTCGTGGATAAAGAGAAAATCCTGCGATCGAA belongs to Carassius gibelio isolate Cgi1373 ecotype wild population from Czech Republic chromosome B10, carGib1.2-hapl.c, whole genome shotgun sequence and includes:
- the zar1l gene encoding ZAR1-like protein, which encodes MEEFLIAPYNCGGYPGYFPFYPGNGKFKHQNWNKKGNNFYVAPDAPDYFDFYKRAQLKAILSQVSPNLTPRLRKANTREFGVQVNPKVDVTVQCSLGPKTLFYRGDKWDLPRTPSISPLKNNITLPSTPVNSVRFSRPVAIYSPVFDRRIFSLSTTAGESKDDGGDESKETDSETEDDEKCKPDEPTHNEKLQGKSVVQRNKRSNFQFLEQKYGFYHCSKCNIRWESAFVWCISGTSKVYFKQHCRKCQAGLNPYRVESIQCQVCCKTRCCCERKQRNIDLRRPHRQDLCGRCKGKGLSCDTIYSFKYIV